In Rhinolophus sinicus isolate RSC01 chromosome X, ASM3656204v1, whole genome shotgun sequence, a single genomic region encodes these proteins:
- the PBDC1 gene encoding protein PBDC1 codes for MEATSGTDEPVSGELVSVAHALSLPAESYGNDPDIEMAWAMRAMQHAEVYYKLISSVDPQFLKLTKVDDQIYSEFRKNFEKLRIDVLDPEELKSVSAKEV; via the exons ATGGAGGCGACTAGTGGAACGGATGAGCCG gttTCCGGGGAACTGGTGTCAGTGGCACATGCTCTTTCTCTCCCAGCCGAGTCCTATGGCAACGAT CCTGATATTGAGATGGCTTGGGCCATGCGAGCAATGCAGCATGCCGAGGTCTACTACAAG CTGATTTCATCAGTTGACCCCCAGTTCCTGAAACTCACCAAAGTGGATGACCAAATCTATTCTGAATTTCGGAAAAATTTTGAGAAACTCAGGATAGATGTATTGGACCCAGAAGAGCTCAAATCAGTATCAGCTAAAGAGGTAtga
- the PRDM9 gene encoding LOW QUALITY PROTEIN: histone-lysine N-methyltransferase PRDM9 (The sequence of the model RefSeq protein was modified relative to this genomic sequence to represent the inferred CDS: substituted 1 base at 1 genomic stop codon), which yields MSPGRSSEESPERNTRRRGWKPKANDAFRDISTYFSKEEWTAMGDWEKTRYRNVKRNYEALLALGPRASRPAFMCHHKQAMRPQADDTEDSDEEWTPRKQVMPSWVDFRVGQSKHQKATSRAPSRNKPSLKELSGAANLPKSSGSEQTQKLVAPPEEADTSGQHSRRKSGLRRKEIEVKMYSLRERRGRTYQEVSEPQDDDYLYCEKCQNFFIDRCATHGSPTFVKDRVVDKGHPNRSALTLPPGLRIRVSGIPEAGLGVWNEASDLPLGLNFGPYEGQITEDEEEANSGYSWIITKGRNCYEYVDGKDESQSNWMRYVNCARDDEEQNLVAFQYHRQIFYRTCQVIRPGCELLVWYGDEYGQELGITWGSNWNQELGTETGRQCKPEIHPCPSSSLAFSTXKSLSQHVGRSHPSQVLPGTSAGKHLQSEEPCPEDQSQQEQGTDPHSWDDSADGQEVKERSKPLLKRIRQRRISGAFSKPPNGQMGSCREREKIVEGEPRTGQKVHPEHTGKLSVGVGMSRTVRVKQGFDDGECGRGFSVKSSLIRHQRTHSGEKPYVCRECGRGFSVKSSLIRHQRTHSGEKPYVCGDCGRGFSVKSSLITHQRTHSGEKPYVCGECGRGFSQKSTLIAHQRTHSGEKPYVCGECGRGFSQKGSLVTHQRTHSGEKSYVCGECGRGFNEKSSLIRHQRTHSGEKPYVCRECGRGFSEKSILSRHQRTHSGEKPYICTECGHSFTRKTSLLRHQRTHSGEKPYVCRVCGRGFNKRSTLISHERTHSGEKPYVCRVCGRGFNKRSTLISHERTHSGEKPYVCRECGRGFSVKSSLISHQRTHSGEKPYVCRECGRGFSVKSSLISHQRTHSGEKPYVCRECGRGFCENSSLIRHQRTHSGEKPHVCRECGRGFSVKSNLTRHQRIHSGEAVCLQGVYE from the exons ATGAGCCCTGGCAGGTCGTCAGAGGAGAGCCCGGAAAGAAACACAAGGAGAAGAGGGTGGAAGCCCAAG GCCAACGATGCTTTCAGAGACATTTCCACGTACTTCTCCAAGGAAGAATGGACAGCGATGGGAGACTGGGAGAAAACCCGGTACAGAAACGTGAAAAGGAACTACGAGGCGCTGCTTGCTCTAG GTCCCAGAGCCTCTCGACCAGCTTTCATGTGTCACCACAAGCAGGCCATGAGACCCCAGGCAGATGACACTGAGGATTCTGATGAAGAATGGACTCCAAGGAAGCAAG TCATGCCTTCTTGGGTGGACTTCAGAGTGGGACAGAGTAAACACCAGAAG GCAACGTCCAGGGCACCATCAAGGAACAAACCTAGTTTGAAGGAATTGTCAGGAGCAGCAAATTTGCCGAAGTCAAGTGGCTCAGAGCAGACCCAGAAACTAGTGGCTCCTCCTGAAGAAGCAGATACCTCTGGACAGCACTCTAGACGAAAATCGG GACTCAGGAGAAAAGAGATTGAAGTGAAGATGTACAGCCTTAGGGAAAGAAGGGGCCGTACATACCAAGAGGTCAGCGAGCCCCAGGATGACGACTACCTGT ATTGTGAGAAGTGTCAGAATTTCTTCATTGACCGCTGTGCTACTCATGGGTCCCCTACATTTGTAAAGGACCGTGTGGTGGATAAGGGGCATCCCAACCGCTCAGCCCTCACTCTGCCCCCTGGGCTGAGAATCAGAGTGTCGGGCATCCCTGAGGCGGGGCTTGGAGTGTGGAACGAGGCATCCGATCTGCCGCTGGGTCTGAACTTTGGCCCCTACGAGGGCCAGATAACAGAAGATGAAGAGGAGGCCAACAGTGGATATTCCTGGATA ATCACCAAAGGGAGAAACTGCTATGAGTATGTGGATGGAAAGGACGAATCCCAGTCCAACTGGATGAG GTATGTGAACTGTGCCCGGGATGACGAAGAGCAGAACCTGGTGGCCTTTCAGTATCACAGGCAGATTTTCTACCGAACCTGCCAGGTCATCAGGCCGGGCTGTGAACTGCTGGTCTGGTACGGGGACGAGTACGGCCAGGAGCTGGGCATCACGTGGGGCAGCAATTGGAACCAAGAGCTCGGGACAGAGACAGGTAGGCAGTGCA AGCCGGAGATCCATCCCTGTCCCTCCTCCTCTCTTGCCTTCTCCACTTAGAAATCCCTCAGCCAGCATGTGGGCCGCAGTCACCCCTCTCAGGTCCTTCCAGGGACATCAGCAGGGAAGCACCTCCAGTCAGAGGAACCCTGCCCAGAGGATCAGAGTCAGCAGGAGCAAGGGACTGATCCACACAGCTGGGATGACAGCGCTGACGGTCAAGAGGTCAAAGAAAGGTCCAAACCTTTGCTTAAAAGGATTAGGCAGAGGAGGATTTCAGGGGCCTTTTCGAAACCACCCAATGGGCAAATGGGGAGTTGTAGGGAGCGTGAGAAAATAGTGGAGGGAGAGCCCAGGACAGGCCAGAAAGTGCATCCGGAGCACACAGGCAAATTATCTGTGGGAGTAGGAATGTCAAGAACTGTAAGAGTCAAGCAAGGCTTTGATGATGG AGAGTGTGGGCGAGGCTTCAGTGTAAAGTCAAGTCTCATCAGACACCAGAGGACACACTCAGGGGAGAAGCCCTATGTTTGCAGAGAGTGTGGGCGAGGCTTTAGTGTAAAGTCAAGTCTCATCAGACACCAGAGGACACACTCAGGGGAGAAGCCCTATGTTTGCGGGGATTGTGGGCGAGGCTTCAGTGTAAAGTCAAGCCTCATCACAC ACCAGAGGACACACTCAGGGGAGAAGCCCTATGTTTGTGGGGAGTGTGGGCGAGGCTTTAGTCAAAAGTCAACTCTCATTGCACACCAGAGGACACACTCAGGGGAGAAGCCCTATGTTTGTGGGGAGTGTGGGCGAGGCTTTAGTCAAAAGGGAAGTCTTGTCACACACCAGAGGACACACTCAGGGGAGAAGTCCTATGTTTGTGGGGAATGTGGGCGAGGCTTCAATGAAAAGTCAAGTCTTATCAGACACCAGAGGACACACTCAGGGGAGAAGCCCTATGTTTGCAGGGAGTGTGGGCGAGGCTTCAGTGAAAAGTCAATTCTGAGCAGACACCAGAGGACACACTCAGGGGAGAAGCCCTATATTTGCACGGAGTGTGGGCACAGCTTTACACGAAAGACAAGTCTCCTCAGACACCAGAGGACACACTCAGGGGAGAAGCCCTATGTTTGCAGGGTATGTGGGCGAGGCTTTAATAAAAGGTCAACTCTCATCTCACACGAGAGGACACACTCAGGGGAGAAGCCCTATGTTTGCAGGGTATGTGGGCGAGGCTTTAATAAAAGGTCAACTCTCATCTCACACGAGAGGACACACTCAGGGGAGAAGCCCTATGTTTGCAGAGAGTGTGGGCGAGGCTTCAGTGTAAAGTCAAGTCTCATCTCACACCAGAGGACACACTCAGGGGAGAAGCCCTATGTTTGCAGGGAGTGTGGGCGAGGCTTCAGTGTAAAGTCAAGTCTCATCTCACACCAGAGGACACACTCAGGGGAGAAGCCCTATGTTTGCAGGGAGTGTGGGCGAGGCTTCTGTGAAAACTCAAGTCTCATCAGACACCAGAGGACACACTCAGGGGAGAAGCCCCATGTTTGCAGGGAGTGCGGGCGAGGCTTCAGTGTAAAGTCAAATCTTACCAGACACCAGAGGATACACTCGGGAGAAGCCGTATGTTTGCAGGGAGTATATGAGTGA